The sequence AGGTTTGAGAAAACTGTCAGGCAGATATTCCGGAAGGAATTTGTCATTCCGTGCCACCAAGGAAGGGTGGCTGAAAATCTCATGTTCAGCACAATTCTCAAAAAGGGACAGTATGTTCTCAACAACACCCATTTCGACACAACCCGAGGCAATACCATCCACAAGGGTGGTATTCCAATAGATCTGCCTTGCCCCGAAGCAGGGTCTAATGATTCGATACCCTTCAAGGGTAATATGGATACTGCCAAGCTCGAGGAGTTTATCAAAGCCCACGGGTCTGATTCGATTGCCATGGTAATCATGACTATCACGAATAATTCCGCCGGAGGGCAGCCGGTATCAATGAAAAACATTCATGAGGTTTCCGAAATCTGTCGTCGATACGGGCTTCTCTTTTATTTCGACTGCGCCCGATTTGCTGAAAACAGTTTTTTTATAAAGCGCGACGAAGCGAGGTATGCCGATAAATCAATTCCTGAGATTGCCTCTGAGATGTTTGAGTCATGCGACGGCGTAATGATGTCAGCTAAAAAAGACGGACTTGCAAATATGGGCGGTTTTATCGCTCTCAACGACGAAGACCTGTACCATCGGCTGACCGAGCTTGAGATACTTATCGAAGGCTTTCCGACGTACGGCGGTCTGGCTGGAAGGGATTTGGAGATACTTTCTGTGGGTCTTGAAGAAGTGATGGAATATGATTATCTCGATTTTCGAACAGAGCAGGTGGCGTACTTTTGCAAAAAACTTCGCGAAGCAGGAATGCCAATAGTTGAACCACCCGGGGGGCATGCGGTCTTTATCGATGCCGGACGGTTGCTTCCGCACATTCCAGCCGAACAATTTCCCGGGCAGAGTTTGGCATTGGCATTTTATGCCGAAGGTGGTGTGAGGGCGGTCGAGATCGGTTCGCTCATGTTCGGCACGACAGATCCGCAAAGTGGTACGTTTGTTCCGGCGCGACAGGAATTGGTTCGGATGGCTCTCCCAAGGCGCGTGTATACGAATTCACATATTGACTATGTCGCCGAAGTTGCGGAAAAAATTGTCGTCCGGAAACAGGAGCTCGTCGGTTTTGAGATTACTCGTCAGTCTCATTTCTTGAGACATTTTACCTGCGAGTTACGACCATTCGCAAAATCAAAGGTGGCAGTAAAGTGAAAAATGCTTTTCTACTTTGTGTAACTGTTCTGTTTTTGGGGTGCGGCGTTAAAATAGACACCGGCCCGTCTACGACAGCCGAAGTCGCGCAGTCAACGGAGATGCAAGCAAAGCAGTTTCGGGCCGAATGGGGAGAGCGATTGCGTCTCGCTGAGCCGTTAGCAAAAGCCATGATGGTGAAGCAGTTGATTGACTCGGTATCGAATAACTATCTTCGTTATGGACAAAATATCGCAGATGAGTGGCGCGAGGGGAATAGAGGAAGAGGAGCCGAAGTCTCGGATTCCGAGATAAGAGAAATTGTTGAACGCTCAGTCGCAGGACAGCGTCCGCTCTTTCTCGCCTATGAGGATGTGGTTGAGCAGGGAATGCTTGAAATCAAAAGAGCGCTGTTTCTTGACCCTCAATCAACCGAGCAGTTGGAAACATACGCCAATTATCTTTACGATGTCTACACCGCTGTTTTTCTTCCGCAGGGAAGCTACGAGAGTTTTCTCAGTCGGATTGAGCATTTGGGATCGACTGGAGAGATACAAAGTCAGAATCTCGACGAGATGCTTGCAAGGTTTCGATAGGTTTGTGAAATGGGTTTTGACTTTTGCCATTTTTCAGGATTTTGCCAGTAATTACGCAAAAGCATGCAGGTCACAACCAACCATATTGACAAAAGAGGTCTCGACAGAACCCTTTTTTGTGTATAAGGCTATATTTGCCAGCAATTTATCCATCGCCACAGACCTGTTTATGTGGCTTTTATGTTTTTGGCCACATTTTTGCCCCTGTAGAGGCAGATTGAGCGTTCTCTGATTGACATTTGGTCGAGAACGGCATACATTCAAACAGCTTTTAATACAATAAGGAGACTACTATCGCCCTACGGTTAATGTGTTTGTAAAGATTTAAGACTTCGTTTCTTTTTGAGAGGCTTCAATTTTTTCGGCCCAATAACCGGCGCGATAATGCGACTTGGTTCATGGGCCGGGTATGAACCCGGTTACGTATGAACAATTATTTGTATAAAGCTCTTTTTATTTCAGCATTCTGGCTCGTGTGCGAAAACTCGTCCGGGGTGATTCCTGCTATTACTGTAATATCATCAACAGAAACAGGCTTTCACTGTTTTGTGTCGATCAATAATGACCTTTCCGACCTCGAAACGGTCATAACCTCGGACTCATCCCGCGCATGGGTCAAATCTATCCTCATAGGAATCCCACATGGCAGCCAAGTCCGACTTTTGTCTGCCAACGGCGTGACATCTGAACCGCTCGAAGTAAGTGACATTAGAAAAAACGTTGCGCAAACTACGCAGGCATCATTGCCGTTAGCCGAGATTTCCAAGCCCTTTACCGT comes from Candidatus Zixiibacteriota bacterium and encodes:
- a CDS encoding tryptophanase, whose product is MNVRRQPAEPYRIKSIETIKLLNHAERLKRIAAAHYNVFKLEAEDIYIDLLTDSGTSAMSNKQWAALMMGDESYAGAQSFRRFEKTVRQIFRKEFVIPCHQGRVAENLMFSTILKKGQYVLNNTHFDTTRGNTIHKGGIPIDLPCPEAGSNDSIPFKGNMDTAKLEEFIKAHGSDSIAMVIMTITNNSAGGQPVSMKNIHEVSEICRRYGLLFYFDCARFAENSFFIKRDEARYADKSIPEIASEMFESCDGVMMSAKKDGLANMGGFIALNDEDLYHRLTELEILIEGFPTYGGLAGRDLEILSVGLEEVMEYDYLDFRTEQVAYFCKKLREAGMPIVEPPGGHAVFIDAGRLLPHIPAEQFPGQSLALAFYAEGGVRAVEIGSLMFGTTDPQSGTFVPARQELVRMALPRRVYTNSHIDYVAEVAEKIVVRKQELVGFEITRQSHFLRHFTCELRPFAKSKVAVK